The following coding sequences are from one Saccopteryx bilineata isolate mSacBil1 chromosome 3, mSacBil1_pri_phased_curated, whole genome shotgun sequence window:
- the PELI1 gene encoding E3 ubiquitin-protein ligase pellino homolog 1 — protein sequence MFSPDQENHPSKAPVKYGELIVLGYNGSLPNGDRGRRKSRFALFKRPKANGVKPSTVHIACTPQAAKAISNKDQHSISYTLSRAQTVVVEYTHDCNTDMFQIGRSTESPIDFVVTDTVPGSQSNSDTQSVQSTISRFACRIICERNPPFTARIYAAGFDSSKNIFLGEKAAKWKTSDGQMDGLTTNGVLVMHPRNGFTEDSKPGIWREISVCGNVFSLRETRSAQQRGKMVEIETNQLQDGSLIDLCGATLLWRTAEGLSHTPTVKHLEALRQEINAARPQCPVGFNTLAFPSMKRKDVVDEKQPWVYLNCGHVHGYHNWGNKEERDGKDRECPMCRSVGPYVPLWLGCEAGFYVDAGPPTHAFSPCGHVCSEKTTAYWSQIPLPHGTHTFHAACPFCAHQLAGEQGYIRLIFQGPLD from the exons ATGTTTTCTCCTGATCAAGAAAATCATCCATCCAAAGCACCAGTGAAATATGGTGAACTCATTGTCTTAGG GTATAATGGGTCTCTCCCAAACGGCgatagaggaagaaggaaaagcagGTTTGCTTTATTTAAAAGACCTAAGGCAAATGGGGTGAAGCCCAGCACTGTGCATATTGCTTGTACTCCTCAGGCtgcaaag gcAATAAGCAACAAGGACCAGCACAGCATATCGTATACCTTATCTCGGGCCCAGACAGTGGTGGTTGAATATACGCATGACTGCAACACTGATAtgtttcag ATTGGTCGGTCGACCGAAAGTCCCATTGATTTTGTAGTAACTGACACAGTTCCTGGAAGTCAAAGTAATTCTGATACACAGTCAGTGCAAAGCACTATATCAAGATTTGCCTGTAGAATCATATGTGAACGGAATCCGCCATTTACAGCACGGATTTATGCTGCAGGATTTGACTCATCAAAGAACATCTTTCTTGGG GAGAAGGCTGCCAAATGGAAGACATCAGATGGGCAGATGGATGGCTTAACTACCAATGGCGTCCTTGTTATGCATCCACGTAATGGGTTCACGGAAGACTCCAAGCCTGGAATATGGAGAGAAATATCAGTGTGTGGAAATGTATTCAGCCTACGTGAAACCAGATCAGCTCAGCAGAGAGGAAAAATG GTGGAAATTGAAACCAATCAGTTACAAGATGGCTCATTAATTGACCTCTGTGGTGCAACATTGCTGTGGCGTACTGCAGAAGGCCTTTCCCACACTCCTACGGTGAAGCATTTAGAAGCTTTAAGACAGGAAATCAATGCGGCGCGACCTCAGTGCCCTGTGGGGTTCAACACACTAGCATTTCCTAGTATGAAGAGGAAAGATGTTGTTGATGAGAAGCAACCATGGGTATATCTAAACTGCGGCCACGTGCATGGCTATCATAACTGGGGAAACAAAGAAGAACGTGATGGAAAAGATCGTGAATGTCCTATGTGTAGGTCTGTTGGTCCCTATGTCCCTCTGTGGCTTGGATGTGAAGCTGGATTTTATGTGGACGCCGGCCCTCCAACCCATGCGTTTAGCCCATGTGGGCATGTGTGTTCAGAAAAGACAACTGCCTATTGGTCCCAGATCCCACTTCCTCATGGTACTCATACTTTCCATGCAGCCTGTCCCTTTTGTGCACATCAGTTGGCTGGCGAACAAGGCTACATCAGACTTATTTTCCAAGGACCTCTAGACTAA